Proteins found in one Poecilia reticulata strain Guanapo linkage group LG6, Guppy_female_1.0+MT, whole genome shotgun sequence genomic segment:
- the sema3e gene encoding semaphorin-3E produces the protein MLILEIMAGWIRSVNLSLMLLCLILLGMAHTKHSIYPRIRLSHKELWQTNRTWIFQGRGMPLQPQTMLLDESHQRLYVGAKNALFSLNLDRVNAHYRQINWASTEFQIEECMMKGREKPECANYIKVLQKYNQTHLLVCGTGAFNPICALVKVGHKGQETMFAVEEESVTSGKGRCPFDPNSSCMSTLRRGELYIGLYTDYWENDGALCRLNNHTYTRTERNDRQQLNEPKFVGSAVIPDNDDRDDDKVYFFFTERETDGEGVNRGILTRIGRVCANDQGGQRMLVNRWSSFLKTRLICSVPGPNGIDTHFDDLEDVFVLTKKDEKNPEIFGLFSTTSAVFKGYAVCMYHMEDIRAAFNGPFAYREKLEHHWTPYEGRVPYPRPGSCASKVNGGGFSSSKEFPDEVLRFVRSHPVMYXPVLPHHHRPILLQSEPGRRKLTQIAVDKVQAQDGHYHVLYIGTDDSVVLKVITIYNKDTXTVEEVLLEELHIFKVPAPIKEIIISPKRQQLYVGSEVGVAQVRLHQCDLYGSACADCCLARDPYCAWDGLTCSRYYPAGVYTKSRRFRRQDVRHGNAVQLCNGLQIDDEQWQRGEEKLMYSIESNTTLLECVPRSLQAKVIWFLEKGGEKHEVRGDERVIVTSHGLLFLHVRSSDAGMYVCQTVEHGYVHTLLRVNLHVLREEILQTAMHKPNNGEGASAQCHSILLPAPAPSVNPRSLQPPSLPASNSRLWYKEFLQLIGYGDAQKVEEYCERVWCSDKKRKKTKRKYVSLGGEKKGKGRGEENSHRAPRHTFDT, from the exons ATGCTTATCTTAGAGATCATGGCAGGATGGATAAGGTCTGTAAATCTGTCACTGATGCTGCTGTGTCTTATTCTGCTGGGAATGGCTCACACTAAGCACAGTATATACCCAAGGATACGACTCTCCCACAAAG AGCTTTGGCAGACGAACAGGACCTGGATCTTCCAGGGACGTGGAATGCCTCTTCAGCCCCAGACCATGCTGTTGGACGAGAGCCACCAAAGGCTTTATGTTGGTGCCAAGAATGCTTTGTTCTCCCTCAACTTGGACAGAGTGAATGCTCACTACAGACAG ATTAACTGGGCGAGTACTGAATTTCAGATAGAGGAGTGTATGATGAAGGGAAGGGAAAAG CCTGAATGTGCAAACTACATTAAAGTCCTGCAAAAATACAACCAGACCCATTTGCTGGTCTGTGGAACAGGAGCCTTTAATCCCATCTGTGCCTTGGTCAAAGTGGGACACAAAGGGCAG GAAACAATGTTTGCTGTTGAAGAGGAGAGTGTTACAAGTGGGAAGGGGCGCTGTCCATTTGACCCCAACAGTTCTTGCATGTCAACACTTCGCA GAGGAGAGCTCTATATCGGCCTGTATACCGACTACTGGGAGAACGATGGTGCTTTGTGTCGACTTAACAACCACACCTACACACGCACCGAAAGAAACGACAGGCAGCAGCTCAACG AGCCCAAGTTTGTTGGGTCAGCAGTTATCCCTGACAACGATGACAGAGATGATGATAAAGTTTACTTCTTCTTCACTGAGCGGGAGACTGATGGAGAAGGAGTGAACCGGGGAATCCTGACCCGCATTGGGCGTGTGTGTGCG aaTGACCAAGGAGGACAGCGAATGCTGGTAAATAGATGGAGCTCTTTCCTGAAAACTCGCCTCATCTGTTCTGTGCCTGGACCAAACGGCATTGATACACACTTTGACGATCTTG agGATGTGTTTGTGCTCacaaagaaagatgaaaaaaacccagaaatattTGGCCTCTTTAGCACAACAAG TGCTGTGTTTAAGGGCTATGCTGTATGTATGTATCATATGGAAGACATAAGAGCAGCCTTCAACGGACCATTTGCCTACCGAGAGAAACTTGAGCATCACTGGACACCATATGAAGGCAGAGTCCCGTACCCTCGACCTGGATCT TGTGCCAGTAAAGTGAATGGTGGAGGTTTCTCCAGCTCAAAGGAGTTTCCCGATGAGGTTTTGCGGTTCGTGCGCTCTCATCCTGTGATGTATYGCCCCGTCCTTCCACATCACCACAGACCTATTCTCCTGCAGTCAGAGCCAGGCAGAAGAAAGCTGACCCAGATTGCAGTCGACAAAGTCCAAGCACAGGATGGACACTACCACGTTCTCTACATTGGCACTG ATGACTCTGTGGTTTTGAAAGTTATCACCATCTACAACAAAGACACAKACACAGTAGAGGAGgtgctgctggaggagctgcacattTTCAAG GTCCCAGCTCCAATCAAAGAGATCATAATATCACCTAAAAGG CAACAGCTGTATGTCGGGTCAGAAGTCGGTGTTGCACAAGTCAGACTACATCAGTGTGACCTCTACGGTTCAGCATGTGCTGACTGCTGTCTGGCTAGAGACCCATACTGTGCCTGGGATGGTCTCACTTGCTCCAGATATTACCCAGCTGGGGTTTACACCAAGAG CAGACGATTCAGGCGACAGGATGTTCGCCATGGCAACGCCGTACAGCTGTGCAATGGACTGCAAATTGATG aTGAACAGTGGCAGAGGGGTGAGGAGAAGCTAATGTACAGCATTGAGAGCAACACCACTTTACTGGAATGTGTCCCTCGATCACTTCAAGCTAAGGTCATCTGGTTCTTGgagaaaggaggggaaaaacatGAG GTACGAGGTGATGAACGAGTCATCGTGACGTCTCACGGGCTTCTGTTCTTACACGTGAGGAGCTCTGACGCTGGCATGTACGTGTGTCAGACTGTGGAACATGGATACGTCCACACATTACTGCGGGTCAACCTGCATGTGCTCCGAGAAGAGATTCTTCAGACGGCRATGCACAAGCCTAACAACGGAGAAGGAGCTTCAGCTCAATGCCACTCTATCCTGCTCCCTGCACCTGCCCCCAGCGTCAACCCTCGATCTCTGCAACCACCCTCACTCCCAGCATCCAACTCCAGGCTSTGGTACAAGGAGTTCCTCCAGCTAATTGGTTACGGTGATGCTCAGAAAGTGGAGGAATACTGCGAGAGAGTGTGGTGCTCTGATAAGAAACGCAAAAAGACCAAAAGGAAGTATGTTTCTTTAGGTGGtgagaagaaaggaaaaggaagGGGAGAGGAGAACTCCCACAGAGCTCCCAGGCACACTTTTGACACCTGA